A single genomic interval of Spirosoma linguale DSM 74 harbors:
- a CDS encoding 3-oxoacyl-(acyl-carrier-protein) reductase (TIGRFAM: 3-oxoacyl-(acyl-carrier-protein) reductase~PFAM: short-chain dehydrogenase/reductase SDR; KR domain protein; NAD-dependent epimerase/dehydratase~KEGG: gsu:GSU1603 3-oxoacyl-(acyl-carrier-protein) reductase), with amino-acid sequence MDLLKGKVALITGASRGIGRAMAEKFAKEGADVAFTYLSSVEKGQALEEELNAFGGRVKGYRSDASDYKAAEELIAQVLADFGKLDVLVNNAGITKDGLLMRMTEEQWDTVINVNLKSVFNLTKAAIKSMMKAKSGSIINLTSVVGIRGNAGQANYAASKAGIIGFTKSVALELGSRNIRSNAIAPGFIETEMTGEINEKALEEWKQQIPMKRGGQPEEIADCAVFLASDLSRYITGQVLQVDGGMLT; translated from the coding sequence ATGGATTTACTGAAAGGAAAAGTTGCGTTGATTACTGGTGCGTCGCGCGGAATTGGCCGGGCTATGGCCGAGAAATTTGCAAAAGAAGGTGCCGATGTTGCCTTTACCTACCTGTCGAGTGTAGAAAAAGGGCAAGCGCTGGAAGAAGAACTCAACGCGTTTGGCGGACGGGTAAAAGGGTACCGTTCGGATGCATCAGACTATAAAGCTGCCGAAGAACTCATTGCTCAGGTACTTGCCGATTTTGGCAAGCTCGATGTGCTCGTTAACAATGCCGGTATCACCAAAGATGGCCTGTTAATGCGCATGACCGAAGAACAATGGGATACCGTAATTAACGTTAATCTAAAGTCGGTCTTTAACCTGACCAAAGCCGCCATCAAATCCATGATGAAAGCGAAGTCCGGTTCTATTATTAACCTGACGTCTGTGGTTGGTATCCGGGGTAACGCGGGGCAGGCCAATTATGCCGCGTCGAAAGCCGGTATCATTGGTTTTACTAAATCTGTTGCGCTTGAATTGGGCTCCCGGAACATCCGATCCAATGCCATTGCACCGGGTTTTATCGAGACCGAAATGACGGGCGAAATCAATGAAAAAGCACTGGAAGAATGGAAACAGCAGATTCCAATGAAACGGGGTGGCCAACCTGAGGAAATAGCTGATTGCGCCGTTTTCCTGGCCTCTGACCTCTCCCGCTACATCACCGGTCAGGTGCTGCAGGTGGACGGAGGAATGCTTACTTAG
- a CDS encoding hypothetical protein (KEGG: mxa:MXAN_5863 hypothetical protein) has product MNFIFQSSPWWILVCLLVGAVYAFAMYQPLPRLVGSGTAVGGFDKRTTYGLAALRFVVVSFLAFLLLNPLIRSLRTLTEKPKVVLAIDNSESVAAAGRPALTRALASLQTLQQQLADKGLDVSVRTFGDSVTNGDLTQLPFTQRTTDLSGLLSSVRSDYEGRNLTDVVLVSDGIFNQGLSPTFGQYPFAVQTIGLGDTIPKKDIQLKGIIANRIAYLGNQFPVKAEVVTNGFQGRSATVVLRQNGKELSRQSVSLGKNDTFDQLTFPATATQKGVQHFVVEVLPQPGEFSTRNNRQDVYIDVIDGKEKVLLLALSPHPDIKALRNILEKNQNYELDIRILTGTPAEAPAPADKTYDLIIFHQIPDNGGVGTALLQKYLAKNTPVLFVLGNQSSMGPFNTSNPVMQVNAQPNQSDKVTGFFNPEFKQLNLDPARLDILAKLPPLLVPYGEFRLQAGSEVVLWQQVGSVRTTKPLLALNVTSPRKTAVLAGEGLWAWRLEEFALTDKQEVVDELIQKVIQLISVKEDRRKLRVYPIRSEFVAGEKVIFETELYNDIYERLFDKPVHLDITDEKGLTRSYNYTPTEANSRFEISRLPEGAYSFKASVTVNNKAEQSTGQFVVRDLQLEAINTTADHGLLRQLSQQTGGQFYNASQTDALVQTLINRPHPARLTSTEEMNELINWHWLFFVVLTLVAVEWGLRKFYGGY; this is encoded by the coding sequence ATGAACTTCATTTTCCAATCCTCACCCTGGTGGATTCTGGTGTGCCTGCTCGTAGGGGCTGTGTACGCGTTTGCAATGTATCAGCCGCTCCCACGTCTTGTGGGCAGTGGCACAGCCGTAGGCGGATTTGACAAACGAACTACCTACGGGCTGGCAGCACTGCGGTTCGTTGTCGTCAGTTTTCTGGCCTTTCTGCTCCTCAATCCGCTGATTCGGAGTTTACGGACACTTACCGAAAAGCCGAAAGTAGTACTGGCCATTGATAACTCGGAGTCCGTAGCAGCCGCCGGGAGACCCGCGCTGACCCGGGCGCTGGCAAGTCTGCAAACGCTTCAGCAGCAACTGGCCGACAAAGGATTGGATGTATCGGTTCGTACGTTTGGCGATTCGGTGACAAATGGCGATTTGACACAATTGCCCTTTACCCAACGCACCACCGACCTGTCCGGACTGCTATCAAGTGTGCGCTCGGATTATGAAGGACGTAACCTGACGGATGTCGTTCTGGTGTCCGATGGGATTTTTAACCAGGGACTGTCACCAACGTTTGGGCAATACCCGTTTGCGGTGCAGACCATCGGTCTTGGTGATACAATCCCGAAAAAAGATATTCAGCTGAAGGGTATTATTGCCAACCGGATTGCCTATTTGGGGAATCAGTTTCCGGTGAAGGCTGAGGTCGTCACCAATGGCTTTCAGGGTCGAAGTGCTACCGTGGTGCTGCGGCAGAATGGTAAAGAATTGAGTCGTCAGTCGGTTAGCCTGGGAAAGAATGACACGTTCGATCAACTGACATTTCCGGCTACCGCGACGCAGAAAGGCGTTCAGCATTTTGTGGTCGAAGTGCTGCCTCAGCCGGGGGAGTTCAGTACGCGCAACAACCGTCAGGATGTTTACATTGATGTGATCGACGGGAAAGAGAAAGTGCTACTGCTGGCCCTTTCGCCACACCCGGACATCAAAGCCCTGCGGAATATTCTGGAGAAGAATCAGAATTACGAACTCGATATCCGAATTCTGACCGGTACCCCCGCCGAAGCTCCTGCGCCCGCTGACAAGACCTATGATCTAATCATATTCCACCAGATTCCCGACAATGGGGGAGTAGGTACCGCGCTGCTGCAAAAGTATCTGGCAAAGAATACGCCAGTACTGTTCGTTTTGGGCAATCAATCATCAATGGGACCGTTCAACACGTCGAATCCGGTGATGCAGGTAAACGCTCAGCCGAACCAGAGCGATAAAGTAACGGGCTTTTTTAACCCCGAATTCAAACAACTCAATCTAGACCCCGCCCGGCTTGATATTCTTGCCAAGTTGCCGCCTTTGCTGGTGCCGTATGGTGAATTTCGGTTGCAGGCAGGCAGTGAAGTTGTGCTCTGGCAACAGGTGGGCAGTGTCCGTACCACAAAGCCCCTGTTGGCATTAAACGTGACAAGTCCCCGTAAAACGGCTGTGCTGGCGGGTGAAGGCCTGTGGGCTTGGCGGCTTGAGGAATTCGCTCTGACCGACAAACAGGAAGTGGTCGATGAACTAATTCAGAAAGTAATTCAACTGATTTCGGTTAAAGAAGACCGCCGTAAACTCCGCGTTTATCCAATCCGGAGTGAATTCGTGGCCGGAGAGAAAGTTATTTTCGAGACTGAACTCTATAATGATATCTACGAGCGATTGTTCGATAAGCCGGTCCATCTCGATATCACGGATGAGAAAGGGCTGACCCGTTCGTATAACTACACGCCAACCGAAGCAAATAGCCGGTTTGAAATCAGCCGGTTACCCGAAGGGGCGTATAGCTTCAAGGCGAGTGTTACGGTCAATAATAAAGCGGAGCAGTCAACGGGGCAGTTTGTGGTGCGTGACCTGCAACTCGAAGCCATCAACACCACTGCCGATCATGGTCTACTTCGGCAACTGTCGCAGCAAACGGGCGGTCAATTCTACAACGCCAGCCAGACAGACGCGCTCGTTCAAACGCTTATAAACCGTCCGCACCCGGCCCGGCTGACAAGTACCGAAGAGATGAACGAGCTGATTAACTGGCACTGGTTATTCTTCGTGGTACTTACCCTGGTGGCCGTCGAGTGGGGTTTACGGAAGTTTTACGGTGGCTATTAG
- a CDS encoding HRDC domain protein (PFAM: HRDC domain protein~SMART: HRDC domain protein; AAA ATPase~KEGG: dat:HRM2_02150 helicase-family protein), with product MTVSVNEKLDLAHNFVLHTNQNIFLTGKAGTGKTTFLQRIKQLSAKRLAVVAPTGVAAINAGGVTIHSLFQLPFGPITPGTTQREGKKFNKEKINLLRTLDLLVIDEISMVRSDVLDGIDEVLRRYRSSSAPFGGVQLLLIGDMQQLPPVIKEEDWALLRPYYDTGYFFGSKALRQTSYVPIELTHIYRQSDERFISLLNSIREKTVTRAQLDNLNQRYIPDFSPAEDEGYITLSTHNTAAQQINSQKLQALKGKPRTFTATIEGDFPAHTYPTEASLELKVGAQVMFIKNDISRDKLYYNGKIGRITDMDESAIYVKSHQDGQEIVVYPVDWTNIKYTLDPTTKEIKSEPIGTFRQMPLKLAWAITVHKSQGLTFEKAILDISSAFAHGQVYVALSRCKTLDGLVLRKPIPAHSIKTELELEDFHQQVQLQTPNEQHLHQAKLTNQQHLLRELFSFERANSLLYRCRRVVNEHASSLDAECPSILAQLTDLLREKASDVSGRFQQQLPSYFANEKLPEHNEALQERVRKAGTYFQSLLGSDLLPLLQRCPTDCDNKKVRDLLLEALDELEKELFSKLRSFESCREGFNALSYLQARNRAELDFQPERKKLEPQPTETSASEGSSRGGLYGALMKWRNDMAGEHNTSGFMVLPQKTIVELARVRPTSEAELLAIKGFGKTKVRQIGADILRIVQENPGGRAASVATPTGKVPKEKPVKEPKAPKEPKELSPAITLAFFQSGKSIDQIATERSLAVSTVESHLVRYVGSGDLAVESVLPPTKIASIRSYLETYPSETLTEVRQGLGSDISFSDIRFVQYALRAEAAASGE from the coding sequence ATGACCGTTTCCGTAAATGAAAAGCTCGACCTGGCTCACAACTTTGTCCTGCATACCAATCAAAATATTTTCCTGACCGGGAAAGCCGGAACCGGTAAAACAACCTTTCTGCAACGAATCAAGCAACTCAGTGCCAAGCGATTGGCGGTAGTAGCGCCAACGGGCGTGGCGGCCATTAATGCGGGGGGCGTGACTATTCATTCGCTGTTTCAGCTTCCCTTTGGCCCCATAACGCCGGGAACTACCCAGCGCGAAGGCAAGAAGTTTAACAAAGAGAAAATCAACTTACTCCGAACCCTCGACCTGCTGGTTATCGACGAAATCAGTATGGTTCGGAGCGATGTTCTCGACGGCATCGACGAAGTTCTCCGGCGCTACCGGTCCAGTTCGGCTCCCTTTGGCGGGGTTCAGTTACTGCTCATCGGCGATATGCAGCAGTTGCCTCCGGTCATTAAAGAGGAAGACTGGGCCTTGCTGAGACCTTATTACGATACCGGCTATTTTTTCGGGAGCAAAGCCCTGCGCCAGACATCCTACGTGCCCATTGAGCTGACGCACATCTACCGGCAATCCGACGAGCGATTCATCAGCCTGCTCAACAGTATCCGGGAGAAGACCGTTACCCGCGCTCAGCTCGACAACCTGAATCAACGCTATATTCCCGACTTTTCGCCCGCCGAGGATGAGGGCTATATTACGTTATCGACCCATAATACAGCTGCCCAGCAGATAAACAGCCAGAAATTACAGGCGCTGAAGGGCAAACCGCGCACGTTCACGGCAACCATTGAGGGGGATTTTCCGGCGCATACTTACCCCACCGAAGCCAGCCTTGAGTTAAAAGTGGGCGCTCAGGTGATGTTCATCAAGAACGATATTTCCCGCGATAAGCTATACTACAACGGCAAGATCGGGCGGATCACCGACATGGACGAGTCGGCTATTTACGTCAAAAGCCACCAGGATGGACAGGAAATTGTCGTTTACCCCGTCGATTGGACGAACATCAAATATACCCTAGACCCAACCACCAAAGAGATAAAGAGTGAGCCGATTGGCACCTTCCGGCAAATGCCGCTCAAACTGGCCTGGGCCATCACCGTTCACAAAAGCCAGGGGCTGACGTTTGAGAAAGCGATTCTGGATATTTCGTCGGCGTTCGCTCACGGTCAGGTGTATGTAGCGTTAAGCCGTTGTAAAACACTGGATGGACTGGTTTTGCGGAAACCCATTCCGGCGCACAGCATCAAAACGGAACTGGAACTAGAGGACTTTCATCAGCAAGTTCAATTACAAACCCCCAACGAGCAGCACCTCCACCAAGCGAAACTAACCAACCAGCAACACCTCCTGCGCGAACTTTTCTCGTTCGAGCGGGCCAATTCGTTGCTCTACCGTTGTCGGCGGGTGGTGAACGAACACGCCAGCAGTCTGGACGCCGAATGTCCGTCTATTCTTGCTCAATTGACCGATCTGCTGCGCGAGAAAGCCAGCGATGTATCGGGGCGATTTCAGCAACAGTTACCCAGTTATTTCGCCAACGAAAAGCTACCGGAACACAACGAGGCTTTGCAGGAACGCGTCCGAAAAGCGGGGACCTATTTTCAGTCGCTGCTCGGCTCCGACCTGTTGCCGCTGCTACAGCGCTGCCCAACCGACTGCGACAACAAGAAGGTTCGCGATTTGCTGCTGGAAGCCCTGGATGAGTTAGAGAAAGAGCTGTTTTCTAAACTCCGAAGTTTTGAGAGTTGCCGGGAAGGTTTCAACGCGTTAAGCTATCTACAGGCGCGGAACCGTGCCGAACTCGACTTCCAGCCCGAGCGCAAAAAGCTGGAACCCCAGCCCACCGAGACGAGCGCTTCGGAAGGGTCTTCGCGTGGCGGATTGTACGGTGCCCTCATGAAGTGGCGAAACGATATGGCCGGTGAACACAACACCTCCGGCTTTATGGTGCTGCCCCAAAAAACCATCGTTGAACTGGCACGGGTTCGTCCAACTTCCGAAGCCGAATTATTGGCCATCAAGGGGTTTGGCAAAACGAAAGTTCGCCAGATTGGTGCCGATATTCTCCGCATCGTTCAGGAGAACCCCGGCGGCCGGGCGGCCAGTGTAGCGACGCCTACAGGCAAAGTGCCCAAAGAAAAGCCCGTCAAAGAGCCGAAAGCGCCTAAGGAACCCAAAGAACTGTCACCCGCCATTACGCTGGCTTTCTTTCAATCGGGCAAAAGCATCGACCAGATTGCCACCGAGCGCAGTCTGGCCGTTTCAACCGTCGAGAGCCACCTGGTTCGCTACGTGGGCTCGGGCGATCTGGCCGTTGAATCGGTGTTACCCCCTACCAAAATTGCCAGTATCCGGTCCTATCTGGAAACTTACCCTTCCGAAACCCTGACCGAAGTACGGCAGGGCCTGGGCAGTGATATCTCGTTCAGCGACATCCGGTTCGTGCAGTACGCCTTGCGGGCCGAGGCCGCAGCGAGTGGGGAGTAA
- a CDS encoding protein of unknown function DUF6 transmembrane (PFAM: protein of unknown function DUF6 transmembrane~KEGG: mxa:MXAN_5504 hypothetical protein): protein MVLRVTRNNQICVFFLVINLMWILFALLAAVAAAVVVTLSKAGIKDVDSSLAFAIQSVLILIVSWTVVISQGNLPDVTRIERKVWIYLISAGVLTCISSLLSFRALKLGNAAQVSPITNVSLLIAVILAVVFLKEKVTWQIVAGAILMAAGAVMIAISRD, encoded by the coding sequence ATGGTATTGCGCGTTACACGTAATAACCAGATATGTGTCTTTTTCCTTGTCATCAACCTTATGTGGATTCTTTTTGCGTTACTGGCTGCCGTAGCCGCAGCTGTGGTTGTCACCTTATCCAAAGCCGGCATTAAAGACGTCGATTCGAGTCTGGCGTTTGCCATTCAATCCGTGCTGATTCTGATTGTTTCCTGGACCGTTGTGATCAGCCAGGGCAACCTGCCCGATGTGACGCGTATTGAGCGAAAAGTCTGGATCTATCTGATTTCGGCGGGGGTACTCACCTGTATATCCTCGCTCCTCTCCTTTCGGGCATTGAAGCTGGGCAATGCAGCTCAGGTATCGCCAATTACGAATGTGTCGCTGCTGATTGCTGTCATTCTGGCGGTTGTCTTTCTAAAAGAAAAAGTCACCTGGCAGATCGTCGCCGGGGCCATACTCATGGCTGCCGGAGCCGTCATGATTGCGATCAGCCGCGATTGA
- a CDS encoding phospholipase C, phosphocholine-specific (KEGG: bmn:BMA10247_A0095 non-hemolytic phospholipase C~TIGRFAM: phospholipase C, phosphocholine-specific~PFAM: phosphoesterase; protein of unknown function DUF756) — MDSRRDFLKKAALLSAGLSGSLPESIQKAFAINPPAGTTYLDAEHVVILMQENRSFDHTYGALQGVRGFNDPRAIRLPNSNKVWLQTNKAGETYAPFRLNMRDTKATWMSSLPHSWENQVDALNGGKNDKWLDAKKSGNKAYADMPLTLGYYNRDDLPFYYALADAFTVCDQNFCSSLTGTTPNRLYFWTGTIRDPRDPQAIANVRNENVDYDAEVSWTTFPERLEALGIPWKIYQNEISLPTGLEGEADGWLSNFTDNPIEWFSQHRVRFHPAYYAHIQQEEKRLPERIKALEAKLKSLTQTDKDYAKIKRELDNQQKWQKIVEADLVTYSPEKFEQLSPAEKNLCRRAFTTNANDPHYRALTPLTYQDGNATRTVNVPKGDVLHQFREDVKNKALPTVSWVVAPENFSDHPSSAWYGAWYISEMLDILTQNPEVWKKTIFVLAYDENDGYFDHVPPFVPAHPDQPETGKTSKGIDTRAEFVTQEQESTRKNRGRTGPIGLGFRVPLVIVSPWSRGGYVCSEVFDHTSTLQFLENFLSHKRGKKIEESNISTWRRTVCGDLSSAFRPYNGETIRMPKSVDKEAFIEAIHKAQFKDVPTNYKRLTDEEIQQCNTRQASPYLPTQEEGVRKSCALPYELYVDGFVANKQLSLRLSAKREAFGKQSLGAPFQVYQQKTDDVSVRSYTVTAGDEFRDTLPLSGDFQVSVYGPNGFFRDFKGSTANPAIEIVCDYEKDAKKKYTGNVSVKLSNTDPSRTYTVQILDNGYQGKPQQLALAKAGTAGAQKSLVLSLKDSHNWYDFSIKVTGFDAFEQRYAGRVETGKAGFSDPLMGKVPVLASR, encoded by the coding sequence ATGGATTCCAGAAGGGACTTTCTCAAAAAAGCTGCGTTGTTATCCGCAGGCTTGTCCGGTAGTTTACCCGAGTCGATTCAGAAAGCGTTTGCCATCAACCCGCCAGCCGGAACAACTTACCTGGATGCCGAACATGTGGTTATTCTGATGCAGGAAAACCGCTCGTTCGATCACACCTACGGCGCACTTCAGGGCGTCCGGGGCTTCAACGACCCACGGGCTATCCGGTTGCCCAACAGCAACAAAGTCTGGCTACAGACCAACAAAGCGGGCGAGACATACGCCCCCTTCCGGCTCAACATGCGCGATACCAAAGCGACCTGGATGAGTTCGCTGCCGCACTCCTGGGAAAACCAGGTGGACGCCCTGAACGGAGGAAAGAACGACAAGTGGCTCGACGCCAAAAAGTCGGGCAACAAAGCGTATGCTGATATGCCCCTCACGCTGGGTTACTACAACCGGGACGACCTGCCGTTTTATTACGCTCTGGCCGATGCCTTCACCGTTTGCGATCAGAATTTCTGCTCATCGTTGACGGGTACGACGCCCAACCGCCTGTACTTCTGGACGGGTACTATCCGTGATCCCCGCGACCCGCAGGCCATTGCCAACGTTCGGAACGAAAACGTGGATTATGATGCGGAGGTGAGCTGGACAACCTTTCCCGAGCGGCTGGAAGCGCTGGGTATTCCCTGGAAAATTTACCAGAACGAAATAAGCTTGCCAACGGGGCTGGAAGGGGAGGCCGATGGCTGGCTGAGCAACTTCACGGACAACCCCATCGAGTGGTTTTCGCAGCACCGGGTACGGTTCCATCCGGCCTATTACGCACACATTCAACAAGAGGAAAAACGCCTTCCCGAACGCATCAAGGCACTGGAAGCAAAACTGAAAAGCCTGACCCAAACTGATAAAGATTACGCCAAAATAAAACGGGAACTGGATAACCAGCAGAAATGGCAGAAAATAGTCGAGGCCGATCTGGTGACCTATAGCCCGGAGAAATTCGAGCAGCTATCACCCGCTGAGAAAAATCTTTGCCGACGGGCGTTCACCACCAATGCCAATGACCCGCACTACCGCGCATTGACCCCGTTAACGTATCAGGATGGCAACGCAACCCGTACAGTCAACGTCCCGAAAGGCGATGTGCTTCACCAGTTCCGGGAAGATGTTAAAAACAAAGCCCTGCCTACCGTTTCGTGGGTGGTGGCGCCCGAAAACTTTTCCGATCACCCGTCTTCGGCCTGGTATGGTGCCTGGTACATATCGGAAATGCTGGATATTCTGACCCAGAATCCGGAGGTTTGGAAAAAGACGATTTTCGTGCTGGCTTACGACGAGAACGATGGCTATTTCGACCACGTCCCCCCGTTTGTGCCCGCTCACCCCGACCAGCCCGAGACGGGAAAAACCAGCAAAGGCATTGATACCCGCGCCGAATTTGTGACGCAGGAACAGGAAAGTACCCGTAAAAATCGGGGACGAACCGGTCCGATTGGGCTGGGTTTTCGCGTACCACTGGTGATTGTATCACCCTGGAGCCGGGGCGGATATGTGTGTTCGGAAGTGTTCGACCACACCTCTACGTTACAGTTTCTGGAGAACTTCCTGAGCCACAAGAGGGGCAAAAAGATTGAAGAGTCGAATATAAGCACCTGGCGTCGTACGGTATGCGGTGACCTCTCGTCGGCTTTCCGGCCCTACAACGGCGAGACGATCAGAATGCCGAAATCGGTGGATAAAGAAGCGTTTATTGAAGCCATTCATAAAGCCCAGTTTAAAGATGTACCCACCAATTACAAACGCCTGACCGACGAGGAGATTCAGCAATGCAACACCCGCCAGGCATCGCCCTATCTGCCAACGCAGGAAGAGGGTGTCCGTAAATCGTGCGCCCTGCCCTATGAGTTGTACGTAGATGGGTTTGTCGCGAACAAACAGCTTTCGCTGCGGCTATCAGCAAAGCGGGAGGCTTTCGGAAAGCAATCGCTTGGGGCACCGTTTCAGGTTTACCAGCAAAAAACGGACGATGTTTCGGTGCGGTCGTATACCGTTACGGCAGGGGACGAATTTCGGGATACGCTGCCTCTGTCCGGCGATTTTCAGGTGTCTGTCTACGGCCCAAATGGTTTCTTCCGAGACTTTAAAGGCAGTACGGCCAACCCGGCTATTGAAATCGTCTGCGACTACGAGAAAGACGCGAAAAAGAAGTACACCGGAAATGTATCGGTAAAACTTAGCAACACCGATCCATCCCGGACGTATACCGTTCAGATTCTGGACAACGGATATCAGGGAAAACCACAGCAGCTTGCTCTGGCAAAAGCCGGAACTGCCGGAGCGCAGAAGTCGCTGGTGCTTTCCCTGAAAGACAGTCATAACTGGTATGATTTCAGTATAAAAGTAACCGGGTTCGACGCCTTTGAGCAACGTTATGCCGGGCGGGTGGAGACCGGAAAAGCTGGTTTTAGCGACCCATTGATGGGAAAGGTGCCCGTTCTGGCCAGTCGGTAA
- a CDS encoding ethanolamine transporter (TIGRFAM: ethanolamine transporter~PFAM: amino acid permease-associated region~KEGG: pfo:Pfl01_4990 amino acid permease-associated region), whose amino-acid sequence MPSETPTLKKALTPVHLWAIGVGLVISGEYFGWNYGWGVAGTVGLLIATLIITLLYFTFIFSFTELTTAIPNAGGPFAYALQAFGPLGALLAGYATLIEFLFATPAIALALGSYVHFLYPVVPVVWCSIGSFAVFTVINLLGIKEAAWFSLIMTIIAIGELLLFIGVVYPYTRIDTFLHNPMPFGWPGVFAALPFAIWLFVCLEGIAMVAEEVKDGKNTIAKGYISAVLTLTFLALTVMISVGGITNWENLDKLDYPMPEAIAIVLGRQNPLTQFFASVGLFGLIASFHGIIISYSRQIFALARSGYLPHGLAQVSKTRKVPVWALIAGAVFGIIALISLDTSKLVILSTIGAVVVYIISMLSLFRLRQTQPALPRSFKAPLYPFFPAIALLLAVITLGAMIYFYSWLSLLFFGGLVAIMGVFIASGRYRKIRQEWGKVVEKVVD is encoded by the coding sequence ATGCCCAGCGAAACACCGACTCTCAAAAAAGCATTAACACCCGTTCACTTATGGGCTATTGGCGTAGGGCTGGTTATCTCGGGCGAGTATTTTGGCTGGAACTACGGCTGGGGCGTGGCTGGAACGGTAGGGCTTCTCATCGCTACCCTGATTATCACCCTGCTTTATTTCACCTTCATTTTTAGTTTTACCGAACTGACAACGGCCATTCCCAATGCCGGTGGCCCCTTCGCCTATGCCTTGCAGGCTTTTGGGCCGTTAGGGGCGTTACTGGCCGGGTACGCCACGCTCATCGAGTTTCTGTTCGCCACGCCCGCCATTGCGCTCGCCCTGGGCAGTTATGTCCATTTCCTGTATCCGGTTGTGCCAGTTGTCTGGTGTTCGATTGGTTCATTTGCGGTGTTTACCGTCATCAATTTGCTGGGAATCAAAGAGGCCGCCTGGTTCTCGCTGATTATGACTATTATCGCCATTGGCGAGTTGCTGTTGTTCATTGGTGTTGTGTATCCATATACCCGCATCGACACGTTTCTGCATAACCCGATGCCGTTTGGCTGGCCGGGCGTATTCGCGGCTCTGCCGTTTGCGATCTGGCTGTTCGTGTGTCTGGAAGGCATTGCGATGGTGGCCGAAGAAGTGAAAGACGGTAAAAACACCATCGCTAAAGGGTATATATCGGCTGTGCTGACGCTGACATTTCTCGCCCTGACGGTCATGATCAGTGTAGGGGGTATCACCAACTGGGAAAATCTCGACAAACTCGACTACCCCATGCCCGAAGCTATTGCCATTGTGCTCGGCCGGCAAAATCCGCTCACGCAGTTTTTCGCCAGTGTTGGCCTTTTTGGTCTGATAGCCTCGTTTCATGGCATCATCATCAGCTATTCCCGACAGATTTTTGCCCTGGCTCGCAGTGGGTATCTGCCGCATGGGCTGGCGCAGGTCAGTAAAACCCGAAAAGTGCCTGTTTGGGCGTTGATTGCCGGGGCAGTATTCGGAATTATAGCCCTTATTTCGCTGGACACCAGCAAGCTGGTTATCCTGTCGACCATTGGGGCGGTGGTGGTTTACATCATCAGCATGTTGTCGCTGTTCCGGCTCCGGCAAACTCAACCGGCGCTACCCCGGTCGTTCAAAGCTCCGTTGTACCCCTTCTTCCCGGCCATTGCGCTGTTGCTGGCGGTTATAACTTTGGGGGCAATGATTTATTTTTATAGCTGGCTGAGTTTGTTGTTTTTTGGTGGGCTGGTCGCGATAATGGGCGTCTTTATCGCATCCGGCCGTTATCGAAAAATCAGGCAGGAGTGGGGAAAAGTGGTTGAAAAAGTAGTCGACTAA